The sequence AGCTGGTATAAATGTTATTAGAAAAACCAATGCACTTATCCACAAATTTTGAGAAACATTGAAAGTATATCTACTAAATAATAAAGATATTAAAATAGTACAAATAGTGATTGCCCAAATGTATACAGAAATACTCTTCTTTTCTTTTATTGCTCCTTTATAAAAATCCTGTAATAGTAGGTTTCTACCTTTATCAATTATATAATAGCCAACATGTTGTTCCTTATAATTTTGTCCTGCTTTAGCTAGTTCAATGGCTTTTTTAGCCAATTGAATCTCTGTAACTTTATATTTTAAAGAAAGTCTTTCAATTTTTCTTCTATAATAATCCCTTGTTTCAAAATCCATTTTAGAATATATGCCCATTGGATCTTCCACCAATATTTTTTCAATTGTTGATAGGGCTTCAAATATATGATTCCAATCTAAACGGGCTATTGTATTTAAACTAATGATGGCATTCCCTATAGAATTTTTACTTAACGCTTGAATTTTATGTTCATAGTTTATTACTTCTTCAATCGTGGTATTGAATTCTCCTAGTTTGCATTCTATAAAATGAATGGCTTTTCCTGAATCATTATCTTCCTTTCTAAGTCGTTTTAATAAAAATTCAATATAAGAACTATTGATTTCATTCTTATGAATTATTTCATTAGTAATTTTATTTACTAACCCATTATTGTCATTATTAAAATCTAGTTCTTCAACCTTCTTTCTTTGTTCTTGATTCTCTTTAATATACTCACAAATATTCCTTATTTTTTCTATTAAAGATATTTTAAATATTAGACCTAAAGACCAAATCTCTCCAATGGAAAGCTTTTTATAGCTTTGATATTCATTTATAAAATTAATAATGATATCTTCTTGTAAAGATGCATCTGTATGGGAAACAATTTCTAGAGCAATTGAATAGACCCTAGGGTATCCTTTTAAATAGCCGCTACTTAATAGTTTTAAATTTAAGTTTTTATCCACTTTACATTGGTTAATGATAGATTTGTACTGTTCCTCTACTTTATAATAATTATCTAAAAGCCATTCTGAAGCAGGGCATAATTCATATCCCTTTTTATTCTCATTATTTAACCCTTGATAAACTGTAGTAATTAAACAGAAGTTATACTTAAGTCTTTTTATCAAAGACTTAAGATTTCCAAGTTCATTTGTGATATTATGATTTTTAGCTAGTTCTTTTGCTAAGTCATATAGATAATCTTCATTTAACTTTATGGCTTCTATATCAACTTTATCATAACTATTCAGTGTAGTCATTCTATTAAGTAACATAGTTTCCATCCCTTCAACATTATTTGCACAAAGTGTTTATTCCTTTGTCTTTAGTATTTTTTTGACTTTATCAATGAATTGAGTGGATAACTCACTTGCATATTCTTCAGAATCACCTTCTGTAAATATATTAAATATGGAACGTTCATTATCAGGTAATATCAATGCCCACCCCTTATCATTGTTTATCTTAACCCCTTCAAACAACTCTAATCCACAATCTCCATGGTTGATGATCATTTCCTTTATAACACGGCCTTTGTCTCTCCACTCACATTGAATTTCTTTCTTAATCATATAGAACTTTGGTATTTCTCTAATTAAGTCCCCTATATTAATGTCCTTACTGGTAATAAAATCAATGATTTTACCTACTGCTAATATGCCGTCATACTGAAGTACATATTGTAGAAATGCTATTTTATCATCGTACTTAAACATTTCATTCATAACGTCAGCTGGAGATGTTTTGGTTCTAATAATCTCTCCACTATAGTTTTTTGCTAAATTCTCAATGGTATAGGTTGCTGTATAAGGCACAATGATTTTTCTGTAGCCTAATTTCAACAATATTAAAGTAGACAAACTGATATACATTTCTTCATTAATAATTCTACCTTGCTCATCAATTAATATGAATTTTTCACCATCATCACTATAAACAATACCTAGCTCTGCTTTTTCTTTAATAACAGTATTTGAAATTTCTTGTACTAACGAACTTATATTATTATATTTCTTTGAACTGTACTCACATTGAACCTGACAACCTATATACTCTAAAAATTCAAAGGCAATATCCATAACATTTTTATTCATAGAGCTTATAATAACCTTTGGATTTCTTCTTTTTATTTGTGAAATATCACTTATTAGATTTGAGCCATTTTTTATATAAAGGGCTGAGAAATTTGCTATATCCACATTATCTTTTATTTTTTCGCCACTACATCTTCTAAAGTCATCTCTTACAAATAAATTCTCTATTTTTCTTTCTGTGTTTCTATCAATATTGCTACCATTTTTATCTGTAAACTCAATATGAATTATATTTTTATTAAATGGACTCACTCTAATATGAATACCACCATCAGCGTTATAGTATCTCACAGCATATCTATTCATCCCCATTGTTGCATTTTTAATATCAATGGTACTAGATCCTGTTGATAAAACACCAGATATTATAGAGTTTTTTATGATATTACAACTATAGGATTTATCACTTGTAACAACAATAGTAGAATCTGTATCAAGGTTTGAAGCAAAAGCTGAGCCTAACCTTGAAGAAAATTCAGGCGTGATATCTATATTAATTTCTCCTGATATATCCCTATTCCCAAATATAGTTTTGGAACATTTTGTTCCCCATATAATATGTTGATTTACTATCATATTTTCTTCAACCAACTTATCTGGCCATATTAATGTATTAGGTTTTACCGTGGCATTTTTTGAAATTTCACAACCATTACCAATAGAAGTATGTTCGTATATATTAACATTTTCTTTGATTTGTACATCACCACATACAGTTGTGCCACTAAGATGAGCATTCGTTTCTATCTTTGTATTTTTCCAAATAATACTTCTCTTTAAATTCACCCCTTCACCTATCACACAGTTTTCTCCCACATAAGTGTAAGGGTTTATTTCAGCAAAGCTCTCAATGGTACAATTTTTACTTATATAAATAGGGGGTAATAATGTTACATTTTCTTTTATTTTTGTCCCTTCATCTATCCAAATGCCTTCTTTTATTTCTTTGCATTGTATTGGAACATTGACT comes from Natranaerovirga pectinivora and encodes:
- a CDS encoding sugar phosphate nucleotidyltransferase, with protein sequence MAGGKGTRLKPLTCGIPKPMVPILNKPVMEYSIELFKKYNINDIGVTLAYLPTVITDYFHTGAEWGVNLNYYIEDTPLGTGGSVKNAEDLLDNTFVVISGDALTDINLDKAIQYHKEKKSKATLVLKKEEMPLEYGVVITDEDGRIIRFLEKPSWSEVFSNTVNTGIYILEPEVLNYYSKGDQFDFSKDLFPQLLKDNIPLYGYITEDYWNDIGDLDSYMKTQFDILDKKVNVPIQCKEIKEGIWIDEGTKIKENVTLLPPIYISKNCTIESFAEINPYTYVGENCVIGEGVNLKRSIIWKNTKIETNAHLSGTTVCGDVQIKENVNIYEHTSIGNGCEISKNATVKPNTLIWPDKLVEENMIVNQHIIWGTKCSKTIFGNRDISGEINIDITPEFSSRLGSAFASNLDTDSTIVVTSDKSYSCNIIKNSIISGVLSTGSSTIDIKNATMGMNRYAVRYYNADGGIHIRVSPFNKNIIHIEFTDKNGSNIDRNTERKIENLFVRDDFRRCSGEKIKDNVDIANFSALYIKNGSNLISDISQIKRRNPKVIISSMNKNVMDIAFEFLEYIGCQVQCEYSSKKYNNISSLVQEISNTVIKEKAELGIVYSDDGEKFILIDEQGRIINEEMYISLSTLILLKLGYRKIIVPYTATYTIENLAKNYSGEIIRTKTSPADVMNEMFKYDDKIAFLQYVLQYDGILAVGKIIDFITSKDINIGDLIREIPKFYMIKKEIQCEWRDKGRVIKEMIINHGDCGLELFEGVKINNDKGWALILPDNERSIFNIFTEGDSEEYASELSTQFIDKVKKILKTKE